A single region of the Solwaraspora sp. WMMD406 genome encodes:
- a CDS encoding DUF6401 family natural product biosynthesis protein has translation MSPLRTSPRGLFAAPAAVRSARDTLVGLQALIGEPGVAAAAAQPGLLAEIDQHSAAIRDRLLGDFRPLSQVTLARYAEGVRDAAIEVGWQVPTEPMDDWSRTDWVSVRLLAVCHLATR, from the coding sequence ATGAGCCCGTTGCGTACGTCCCCCCGTGGCCTGTTCGCCGCGCCGGCAGCCGTCCGGTCGGCGCGCGACACGCTGGTCGGGCTGCAGGCCCTGATCGGCGAGCCCGGGGTGGCTGCCGCCGCCGCACAGCCGGGGCTGCTGGCCGAAATCGATCAGCACTCGGCGGCCATTCGGGACCGGCTGCTGGGCGATTTCCGGCCGCTGAGCCAGGTCACCCTGGCCCGCTACGCCGAGGGGGTCCGCGACGCCGCGATCGAGGTCGGCTGGCAGGTGCCGACAGAGCCGATGGACGACTGGTCGCGGACCGACTGGGTCAGCGTACGGTTGCTGGCGGTCTGCCACCTCGCCACCCGCTGA
- a CDS encoding VOC family protein yields MRSADPDRSVEFYGELFDWKPVHLGAEGDLDFHLRSAAVAGLAPTVAPHQPSAWLTYLSSADLAGTVASATQAGGRTLQPPTDRAGRGVAALLADPQGAAFGLWQRGTFAGAQVASEPGASCWNELACRDVAQATGFYGAVFGWITRASIYSDNEGYREWLHDSREVAGLIEMGALYPPEVPAHWRTTFEVDDCEQTVSRCVEHGGQVAFGPFDAGPGVYAQLVDPLGAAFGVIALIPEFRSPLA; encoded by the coding sequence TTGCGCAGCGCCGACCCGGACCGCTCCGTGGAGTTCTACGGCGAGCTGTTCGACTGGAAACCCGTCCATCTCGGGGCGGAGGGGGACCTCGACTTCCATTTGCGCAGTGCGGCGGTCGCGGGTCTCGCGCCGACGGTCGCGCCGCACCAGCCGTCCGCATGGTTGACCTACCTGTCCAGCGCCGATCTGGCCGGCACCGTCGCGTCCGCGACCCAGGCCGGGGGGCGCACGTTGCAGCCGCCGACGGACCGCGCCGGCCGCGGCGTCGCGGCTCTGCTGGCCGACCCGCAAGGCGCGGCGTTCGGGTTGTGGCAGCGGGGCACGTTCGCCGGCGCCCAGGTGGCGAGCGAGCCGGGGGCGAGCTGCTGGAACGAGCTCGCCTGCCGCGACGTGGCGCAGGCGACCGGCTTCTACGGCGCCGTCTTCGGCTGGATCACCCGGGCGAGTATCTACAGCGACAACGAAGGTTACCGTGAGTGGTTGCACGACAGCCGCGAGGTGGCCGGTCTGATCGAGATGGGCGCGCTCTACCCACCTGAGGTGCCCGCCCATTGGCGGACTACCTTCGAGGTCGACGACTGCGAGCAGACCGTGTCGCGGTGCGTCGAACACGGCGGCCAGGTGGCCTTCGGCCCGTTCGACGCCGGGCCCGGGGTGTACGCGCAGCTGGTCGACCCGCTCGGAGCAGCGTTCGGGGTCATCGCCCTGATTCCGGAGTTCCGGTCGCCGTTGGCCTGA
- a CDS encoding SpoIIE family protein phosphatase: protein MPDSWDPALRAVVELILDSPVPMALAHGDDFVMIYNDAYADLLGAKHPAAFGQPAALVFADVWDQPGVGDVVERVYRTGEPFLESESVAPFAGDLDLLGRTAFTRGYSAVRDSHGTIIGMLSVATETSSITHRLQTLSELTAALAGTLTLDDVARVSLRYGLASLDVDQVALGIDDGGGWRVVRRVRGELMDEADERLPPVWRRYPRDTTTPLVTVGGTGVPRFIAQGQPLARYAVDRHDERVESLAALPLRTASLRGAITFGCREPHQWTPAERALLSAVAELITQAAERARRFETQHGTAQLLQRSMLPEQLPDLPLFRLAARYDPGVDGNSAGGDFYDAFRLPGDRLAVVLGDVAGHDVRAAALMGQVRAALRGLALAEPEPAAVLHGLDRLVQSLGAESRNEELFVTVLYGVLEPATGQLDIASAGHPAPLVRRWSAECPQAHFVELAPGVPLGLTGDRRPIRVELRPGDTLLLFSDGVVERRGQDLGVGLASLAAAIAATATSDPRNLCAVASAAVAGTTDDDVAVLAVEHATAPSRSAGLLVPAEPIAPSRVRHWLAEQLAQWRVPESVIGPAVLCASELTTNALLHAGTEARVEIDLSQERLLVSVADSGTRGTVSRARTDTLSSRGRGLGLIEQLSDAWGTDPSVRGSTVWFEIMLPTEA, encoded by the coding sequence ATGCCTGATTCCTGGGATCCCGCGCTGCGGGCGGTCGTCGAACTGATCCTGGACTCGCCGGTACCGATGGCCCTGGCGCACGGCGACGACTTCGTGATGATCTACAACGACGCGTACGCCGACCTGCTCGGTGCCAAACACCCGGCCGCCTTCGGCCAGCCCGCCGCCCTGGTGTTCGCCGACGTATGGGATCAACCTGGCGTGGGCGACGTGGTCGAGCGGGTGTACCGCACGGGTGAGCCGTTCCTCGAGTCGGAGAGCGTCGCGCCGTTCGCCGGCGACCTGGACCTGCTCGGACGCACCGCGTTCACCCGTGGCTACTCGGCGGTCCGCGACAGCCACGGCACGATCATCGGCATGCTCTCGGTCGCCACCGAGACCAGCAGCATCACCCACCGACTGCAGACGCTCAGCGAGCTGACCGCCGCGCTGGCGGGCACCCTCACTCTCGACGACGTCGCCCGCGTCTCGTTGCGGTACGGCCTGGCCTCACTCGACGTGGACCAGGTGGCGCTCGGCATCGACGACGGTGGCGGGTGGCGGGTGGTCCGGCGGGTCCGTGGCGAGCTGATGGACGAGGCCGACGAACGACTGCCTCCGGTCTGGCGTCGCTACCCGCGAGACACCACCACCCCACTGGTCACGGTCGGCGGCACCGGGGTGCCCCGGTTCATCGCTCAGGGTCAACCGCTGGCCCGCTACGCCGTCGACCGGCACGACGAACGGGTCGAGTCGCTGGCCGCGCTGCCGCTGCGCACGGCGTCGCTACGGGGTGCCATCACGTTCGGCTGCCGGGAGCCGCATCAGTGGACTCCCGCCGAGCGGGCGCTGCTGAGCGCGGTGGCCGAGCTGATCACGCAGGCGGCCGAGCGGGCCCGTCGGTTCGAGACCCAGCACGGTACGGCGCAGCTGCTGCAGCGGAGCATGTTGCCGGAGCAACTCCCGGACCTGCCGCTGTTCCGCCTCGCCGCACGGTACGACCCCGGCGTGGACGGCAACTCTGCCGGCGGCGACTTCTACGACGCGTTCCGGCTGCCCGGCGACCGGCTCGCGGTGGTGCTCGGTGACGTCGCCGGTCACGACGTGCGGGCCGCGGCGTTGATGGGTCAGGTGCGGGCCGCGTTGCGGGGGTTGGCCCTGGCGGAGCCGGAGCCGGCCGCCGTACTGCACGGTCTGGACCGGCTGGTGCAGAGCCTCGGGGCGGAGAGCCGCAACGAGGAGCTGTTCGTCACCGTCCTGTACGGGGTCCTCGAACCGGCCACCGGTCAGCTCGACATCGCCAGCGCCGGGCATCCGGCACCGTTGGTCCGCCGCTGGTCGGCCGAGTGCCCGCAGGCGCACTTCGTCGAGTTGGCGCCGGGTGTGCCGCTCGGGTTGACCGGCGACCGCCGGCCGATCCGGGTCGAGCTGCGTCCGGGTGACACGTTGCTGCTGTTCAGTGATGGCGTGGTGGAACGGCGGGGCCAGGATCTCGGCGTGGGTCTGGCCAGCCTGGCCGCCGCGATCGCCGCGACGGCCACGAGTGATCCGCGCAATCTCTGCGCGGTGGCCAGCGCGGCGGTCGCCGGTACGACCGACGACGACGTGGCGGTGTTGGCGGTCGAACATGCCACGGCACCGAGCCGGTCCGCCGGGTTGCTGGTGCCGGCGGAGCCGATCGCGCCGAGTCGGGTGCGGCACTGGCTTGCCGAGCAGTTGGCCCAATGGCGGGTACCGGAGTCGGTGATCGGCCCGGCGGTGCTGTGCGCCAGTGAGTTGACCACCAACGCGTTGCTGCACGCGGGCACCGAGGCGCGGGTGGAGATCGACCTCAGCCAGGAGCGGCTGCTGGTCTCCGTCGCGGACAGTGGTACCCGGGGCACGGTGAGCCGGGCGCGTACCGATACGCTCAGCAGTCGCGGACGCGGCCTGGGCCTGATCGAGCAACTCAGCGACGCGTGGGGCACCGACCCGTCGGTACGCGGTTCCACCGTGTGGTTCGAGATCATGTTGCCTACGGAAGCGTAG
- a CDS encoding SRPBCC family protein, with the protein MSAVTEYVDVAVPVRAAYNQWTQFEEFPQFMEGVSEVVQVSDTMTRWKTEIAGVDREFDAKITEQIPDERVAWTATGGVKQAGVITFHRLDDHHTRVTAQMEFDPEGVVEQAGDKLGIVDRRVKGDMKRFKEFIEGRHGMETGAWRGEVPRPQP; encoded by the coding sequence ATGAGTGCAGTTACCGAGTACGTCGATGTCGCGGTGCCGGTCCGGGCCGCGTACAACCAGTGGACCCAGTTCGAGGAGTTCCCCCAGTTCATGGAGGGAGTCTCCGAGGTGGTTCAGGTGTCGGACACGATGACGCGCTGGAAGACCGAGATCGCCGGGGTCGACCGGGAGTTCGACGCCAAGATCACCGAGCAGATTCCGGACGAGCGGGTGGCCTGGACCGCGACCGGCGGTGTGAAGCAGGCCGGCGTGATCACGTTCCACCGTCTCGACGATCACCACACCCGGGTGACCGCACAGATGGAATTCGACCCTGAGGGCGTGGTGGAACAGGCCGGCGACAAGCTTGGCATCGTCGACCGACGGGTCAAGGGCGACATGAAGCGGTTCAAGGAATTCATCGAAGGCCGCCACGGCATGGAGACCGGCGCCTGGCGCGGTGAGGTGCCCCGGCCGCAGCCGTGA